A window from Thermoplasma sp. Kam2015 encodes these proteins:
- a CDS encoding Mov34/MPN/PAD-1 family protein: MWLIKRNLLQMIMEASKDSYPREFGALLRAEGNIIYEIALVPGTIQSERYTLFYMYNKPIDFSIVGSVHSHPSGVMLPSDEDLHMFSMTGSVHIIVGYPYNLDNYRAYDRSGNPIQVDIL; the protein is encoded by the coding sequence ATGTGGTTAATTAAGCGAAACTTGCTGCAGATGATAATGGAGGCATCAAAGGATTCCTATCCGCGAGAATTCGGTGCCCTTCTTAGGGCCGAGGGAAACATAATATACGAAATAGCTCTCGTACCTGGAACCATACAAAGCGAAAGATATACGCTTTTCTATATGTACAATAAGCCTATAGATTTTTCAATTGTTGGATCTGTGCACTCGCATCCATCCGGAGTGATGCTTCCATCTGACGAAGATCTTCACATGTTCTCAATGACAGGCAGTGTTCATATAATAGTCGGATATCCGTATAATCTGGATAATTACAGAGCCTACGACAGATCAGGAAATCCCATACAGGTAGATATCCTCTGA
- a CDS encoding transposase: MYQHLEREGNFRTGIFDPYSRQIGIDELIVSVYSRGISAGKASEILETMFQNIYSRSSISRITEAIM, from the coding sequence ATCTATCAGCACCTAGAGAGAGAAGGTAATTTCAGAACTGGAATATTTGATCCATATTCAAGGCAAATAGGGATAGATGAACTCATCGTATCCGTATACTCCAGAGGTATATCCGCAGGGAAAGCTTCTGAAATACTGGAGACGATGTTTCAGAACATATATTCAAGATCATCAATCTCAAGGATAACAGAGGCCATCATGTAA
- a CDS encoding MFS transporter: MLRLPLNSNWKLFYKFWLSHDFVRVNVAFFNVYFIWFVYRHTMSVFLTGMIPSFSLVGLLSSLYLEGYLIDRFNRKKLFLISNVLLLFLYSTLTFEMSLLWLYALSFLSQAITAISVDSLRAITKDILDKDELAKGISISQIGRGGSYISGDLLAGAFLVFFQRIFFVFFITVVALSIITLYDTVLKDVKLPLNREKTRYRDVFPYILAVLPVMTLSFILAGSSSTLDVYSAYIISTYLQSGVLWYTLFIVAFSAGSIISGLYIAGHGTKTDIDNFFVLLMLPFAVLLLLISFSTHAFEIVIAAILLGIISPFLTIKITIYITIKTPKEMIDRVNALYYTMIASNAPLLAFVYSALGAIFNPMRIIFYTEIVVILLLIPIYIYVERNLI; this comes from the coding sequence GTGTTAAGATTGCCCTTAAATTCCAATTGGAAATTATTTTACAAATTTTGGCTTTCTCATGATTTCGTGAGGGTTAATGTAGCTTTTTTTAATGTATATTTTATCTGGTTTGTATACCGGCATACCATGTCGGTATTCTTAACAGGTATGATTCCTTCTTTTTCCCTGGTAGGACTATTATCATCTTTATACCTTGAGGGCTATCTCATTGATAGATTTAACAGAAAGAAACTATTCTTAATATCCAATGTTCTTTTACTTTTTCTTTATTCGACCCTTACTTTTGAGATGTCCCTATTATGGTTATACGCCCTTTCATTTCTTTCTCAGGCAATAACTGCTATATCAGTCGATTCCTTGAGAGCTATTACCAAAGATATTTTAGATAAAGACGAACTGGCGAAGGGTATATCAATCTCTCAGATAGGAAGAGGAGGCTCATACATATCTGGGGATTTGCTGGCTGGGGCTTTCCTAGTATTTTTTCAAAGAATCTTTTTCGTTTTCTTTATCACCGTTGTGGCTCTATCAATCATTACGCTCTATGATACGGTGTTAAAGGACGTAAAGCTTCCATTGAATCGAGAGAAAACAAGATATCGGGACGTCTTTCCTTATATTTTAGCTGTCTTACCGGTGATGACATTAAGCTTTATATTAGCTGGAAGTTCTTCGACATTGGATGTGTATAGTGCATACATTATCTCCACCTATTTACAGTCTGGCGTATTATGGTATACTTTGTTTATAGTGGCATTTTCAGCTGGCAGCATTATTTCTGGTCTTTATATTGCCGGTCATGGTACTAAAACCGATATTGACAATTTTTTTGTTCTCTTAATGTTGCCTTTCGCTGTCTTACTTTTATTAATATCCTTCTCAACTCACGCATTCGAAATAGTAATTGCAGCTATTTTGCTCGGCATAATAAGTCCATTTCTTACAATTAAAATAACAATATATATTACCATAAAAACACCCAAGGAAATGATTGACCGGGTGAATGCGCTCTACTATACAATGATAGCCTCGAATGCACCTCTGCTGGCTTTTGTATACAGTGCCTTAGGAGCAATTTTTAATCCTATGAGAATTATCTTTTATACTGAAATTGTAGTCATTCTCCTGCTCATTCCAATTTATATTTATGTTGAAAGAAATTTAATCTAA
- a CDS encoding NAD(+) kinase, producing MKIAFVIRKDCSRCAKIAESIIELLPKDWELIYDHEAAKYLNGNGVDLTRMEADVIITIGGDGTVLRTLQLARGPVLGINMGGLGFFTELEVDEVGPAVFKLLKGEYKISENMKLRVEINGERVEDCTNEAVVHTERIARIRQFKIYIDGHFLSTMKADGIIVATPIGSSSYSSSAGGPLLLPTLKGMVISYLAPYSSRLKPVVVPSDSKVEIKIAGKDQECILILDGQREYKVKSGDTVRISRSENNAKFISFRESIYDRIRDKVIRHVVN from the coding sequence ATGAAAATTGCATTTGTCATAAGAAAGGACTGCAGCAGATGTGCAAAGATAGCCGAGAGCATTATAGAACTTCTCCCTAAAGACTGGGAATTGATATACGATCACGAAGCCGCAAAGTATCTTAATGGAAATGGCGTTGATCTTACAAGAATGGAGGCCGATGTCATCATAACCATCGGTGGCGATGGAACAGTCCTCAGGACATTGCAGTTGGCCAGAGGCCCGGTATTAGGTATAAATATGGGCGGGCTCGGATTCTTTACCGAACTAGAAGTGGATGAAGTCGGACCGGCTGTATTCAAGCTGTTGAAGGGTGAATACAAGATCAGCGAAAATATGAAGCTGCGTGTCGAGATAAATGGGGAGAGGGTTGAGGATTGCACCAATGAAGCAGTGGTACATACCGAAAGAATAGCACGGATAAGGCAGTTCAAGATTTACATTGATGGGCATTTCCTTAGCACCATGAAGGCTGATGGCATAATCGTTGCGACGCCCATAGGATCATCATCATATTCATCATCTGCCGGTGGTCCACTTCTTCTTCCGACGCTGAAGGGAATGGTAATATCATATCTAGCGCCGTATTCCTCAAGACTTAAACCGGTGGTTGTTCCTTCCGATTCAAAGGTGGAGATAAAGATAGCAGGTAAGGATCAGGAATGCATTCTTATACTCGATGGACAGCGTGAATATAAGGTGAAGAGCGGCGACACCGTCAGAATATCCCGATCTGAGAACAATGCAAAGTTTATTTCCTTCAGAGAATCAATATATGACAGAATAAGGGATAAGGTAATAAGACATGTGGTTAATTAA
- a CDS encoding aspartate kinase yields MTKATDAVKGIINSNNIYTLLLNTGLVNYTKLAREIKSQVDFLTGKKVKINTIVKALTNIEVKAKPKDILLILKQSILTLEYNYKEINTENKNDIPEDAILIIKETNGYSAIIKTTEGNSLVIAKILLPPGSCTTAGITLLITEFLEINGVSVKNIYRLSREIWIIVDSESAGKTADALNRLLYRSSDKESGPVNIVQG; encoded by the coding sequence ATGACCAAGGCTACAGATGCCGTTAAGGGGATAATAAATAGCAACAATATTTATACCTTGCTTCTGAACACCGGTCTGGTTAATTATACAAAACTTGCTAGGGAAATAAAGAGTCAGGTAGATTTTCTTACAGGAAAAAAAGTGAAAATAAACACCATAGTTAAAGCGCTGACGAATATTGAGGTCAAGGCAAAACCAAAAGACATATTGTTGATATTAAAACAATCGATCCTGACACTGGAATATAACTATAAGGAGATAAATACTGAAAATAAAAATGATATACCGGAAGATGCCATACTTATTATAAAGGAAACGAACGGATATTCAGCCATAATAAAAACTACAGAAGGCAATTCACTTGTAATAGCAAAGATACTTTTGCCGCCTGGTTCATGCACAACCGCTGGAATAACTCTTTTGATCACAGAATTTCTAGAGATAAATGGGGTTTCAGTAAAGAATATATATAGACTCAGTCGTGAGATATGGATAATAGTGGATTCAGAATCTGCTGGAAAAACTGCAGACGCTCTAAACAGATTACTCTACAGATCCAGCGATAAAGAAAGCGGCCCAGTTAACATCGTTCAGGGATGA
- a CDS encoding DDE-type integrase/transposase/recombinase, translating into MRNSGIRIARKAVYKIMKNDNITLPLYTHKYRKELKLLKADKPWMLIEADITYIPTDNGMTYLMYIKDVFSKEWYGYSYNTSCTAKDTINAVDDAIIRKFNGNIPDNITLRIDNGTQYISKEFNDYLKLIGIKHEYIERETPEESGDTESFHNSIKTDYI; encoded by the coding sequence TTGAGGAATTCCGGCATAAGAATAGCCAGGAAAGCAGTGTACAAAATAATGAAGAACGACAATATTACACTACCATTGTATACGCATAAGTACAGAAAGGAATTGAAACTCTTGAAAGCTGATAAGCCTTGGATGCTGATTGAAGCCGATATTACATATATTCCCACAGACAATGGAATGACCTATTTGATGTATATAAAGGATGTATTCTCAAAAGAATGGTATGGCTATAGCTATAATACTTCATGCACTGCAAAGGATACTATCAATGCAGTTGATGATGCTATTATAAGGAAGTTCAACGGAAATATACCAGATAACATTACTTTACGAATTGACAATGGTACACAGTATATTTCAAAAGAGTTCAATGATTACCTTAAATTAATTGGAATAAAGCACGAATACATAGAAAGAGAAACACCCGAGGAAAGCGGAGATACTGAAAGTTTCCATAATTCAATAAAGACAGATTACATATGA